One window from the genome of Gadus morhua chromosome 16, gadMor3.0, whole genome shotgun sequence encodes:
- the trmt9b gene encoding putative tRNA methyltransferase 9B, producing MEAAASALEREHVHRVYDKIAPYFNDSRYKAWPKVRQFLLDQQPGSLVADVGCGNGKYLGINKKVVILGCDVCCPLVAYASSQGHEVQVCDGLHLPYRDGVFDAVLSIAVIHHLSTMERRVRAIREMARCLRDGGRIMIYVWALEQKYRKFEKQDIFVPWNPDPPLAQRPMRDGAQSVGNAHSGSDAHRKARSTSSVAEARRQKSPRLWFFSRSLDSVFDFGSLSVSHSSSRELSVSVATPSGGMVSRGRGLMRQVSSFFSPSALRASLEEDVFEELSDLQGDQQEGGRRETARDVPSPPPPPPPPAAAIMAKYGSLPLPDMVPASKGGGEESGSGSGEQGGGESPEEEEEEEGGGLALSGASCLRYYHVFREGELAELIEKHVEELHVIASFFDHANWCVVAEKIQVWKI from the exons ATGGAGGCGGCGGCCAGCGCGTTGGAGAGGGAGCACGTGCACCGCGTTTACGACAAAATCGCGCCCTACTTCAACGACAGCCGCTACAAGGCCTGGCCCAAGGTGCGACAGTTCCTGCTGGACCAGCAGCCCGGCAGCTTGGTCGCGGATGTCG GCTGTGGAAATGGAAAGTACCTTGGCATCAACAAGAAGGTGGTGATCCTGGGCTGTGACGTCTGTTGCCCCCTGGTGGCCTACGCCAGTAGTCAGGGACACGAGGTCCAGGTGTGTGATGGTCTGCATCTCCCCTACCGCGACGGGGTCTTCGACGCAGTCCTCTCTATCGCAG TCATCCACCACCTGTCCACCATGGAGCGCCGCGTGCGGGCCATCCGGGAGATGGCCCGCTGCCTCCGGGACGGCGGTCGCATCATGATCTACGTCTGGGCGCTGGAGCAGAAGTACCGCAAGTTTGAGAAGCAGGACATCTTCGTCCCCTGGAACCCAGACCCTCCCCTCGCCCAGCGGCCAATGAGGGACGGCGCTCAGAGTGTGGGTAACGCCCACTCCGGCAGCGACGCCCACAGGAAGGCGAGGAGCACGTCGTCGGTGGCGGAGGCGCGCCGGCAGAAAAGCCCCAGGCTGTGGTTCTTCTCCCGCTCACTGGACTCGGTCTTCGACTTCGGCAGCCTGTCGGTCTCGCACTCGTCGTCGAGGGAACTGAGCGTCTCCGTGGCGACGCCCAGCGGCGGCATGGTCTCTCGGGGGCGAGGCCTCATGAGGCAGGTGTCCAGCTTCTTCTCGCCCTCTGCCCTCAGAGCCAGCCTGGAGGAGGACGTGTTCGAGGAGCTGAGTGACCTCCAAGGTGATCAACAAGAGGGTGGCAGGAGGGAGACGGCGAGGGACGTCCCatcgccgcccccgccgccgccgccgccagcagcAGCGATAATGGCAAAGTACGGGTCCCTGCCCCTGCCCGACATGGTCCCGGCGAGCAAGGGGGGCGGAGAAGAGAGTGGAAGTGGAAGTGGcgaacaggggggaggggagagccctgaggaggaggaggaggaggagggggggggtctggccttAAGCGGGGCATCCTGTCTGAGGTACTACCACGTGTTCAGGGAGGGGGAGCTGGCCGAGCTGATAGAGAAACACGTGGAGGAGCTTCACGTCATCGCCTCCTTCTTTGACCACGCCAACTGGTGCGTCGTGGCCGAGAAGATTCAGGTGTGGAAGATCTGA
- the n4bp2l2 gene encoding NEDD4-binding protein 2-like 2: MYATGGVWCQLGTTKVSLSLETLKASQASKKPVKQGTVPEGVKKKVLKKVGSTSTSFIGPACRPGKNACRPAKTASHPPKTAIHPPKTASHPPKTASHPAKTKPKGKDIEDSLNDFYQELESLDSPDAAPRPPNQQASNQDRRNRREPPNTNQKRSYDSFQYSGNDPNRQQQHWQPDGPYNHDNKRQRPSEDDFWRPHHPQMMGFPRPPQRFQPPHPRFSGPFPGPPPGHFVPHWNPYAHPQDSHFQQDQFLPPGVCRDPHPPGCRPSPPPHPGDGLWGGCSGEPAWPQTSAAETKLVNSQQEDYSTKDPDSSSSSSSSSSLSLILMRGLPGSGKSTLARELACTGPTGVILSTDDYFANQDGYTYDPSLLPIAHQWNHNRADEAMLKGCSPLIIDNTNLQPWEMKPYVAMALERGYRVFFQEPNTQWKFDPVELEKRTKHGVPQQKIAQMLERFCFPVSVETVMTSQEPPHTSAPTQHQQRRP; encoded by the exons ATGTATGCCACCGGTGGGGTTTGGTGCCAACTTGGCACCACCAAAGTGTCGCTGAGTTTGGAAACCTTAAAGGCCAGCCAGGCAAGTAAGAAACCTGTAAAGCAGGGCACCGTCCCTGAAGGCGTTAAGAAGAAGGTTTTGAAGAAAGTAGGATCGACAAGTACCAGTTTCATTGGTCCCGCATGTCGCCCGGGAAAGAACGCATGTCGCCCGGCTAAGACCGCAAGTCACCCGCCGAAGACGGCAATTCACCCGCCGAAGACCGCAAGTCACCCGCCGAAGACCGCAAGTCACCCGGCTAAGACCAAGCCCAAGGGGAAGGATATTGAAGACAGCTTGAATGACTTCTACCAGGAACTGGAGTCTTTGGACTCACCGGACGCTGCTCCGCGTCCCCCGAACCAACAGGCATCGAACCAGGACAGACGCAACAGAAGAGAGCCGCCAAATACAAACCAGAAGAGAAGTTACGATTCCTTCCAGTATTCAGGCAACGATCCTAATCGCCAGCAACAACACTGGCAGCCGGATGGCCCGTACAaccacgacaacaagcgacAACGACCCAGTGAGGATGACTTCTGGCGGCCACATCATCCCCAGATGATGGGTTTTCCGAGACCGCCCCAACGTTTCCAACCTCCTCACCCCCGCTTCTCTGGGCCATTCCCAGGCCCACCACCAGGACACTTTGTGCCCCATTGGAACCCCTATGCCCATCCACAGGACTCCCACTTCCAACAAGACCAATTCCTCCCACCCGGCGTGTGTCGTGATCCGCATCCTCCAGGCTGTCGACCCAGTCCTCCACCCCATCCGGGTGATGGCCTTTGGGGGGGATGCAGCGGAGAGCCTGCCTGGCCGCAGACTTCTGCAGCAGAAACCAAACTGGTCAATTCGCAACAAGAGGACTACTCCACCAAAGACCCTgactcttcatcatcatcatcatcgtcctcgTCATTGTCACTGATCTTGATGCGTGGTTTACCGGGATCTGGTAAATCAACGTTGGCTCG GGAGCTGGCGTGTACTGGGCCCACTGGGGTGATTCTCAGTACTGATGACTACTTCGCCAACCAGGACGGCTACACGTATGACCCAAGTCTGCTGCCCATAGCTCATCAATGGAACCACAATCGAG CGGATGAAGCTATGCTGAAGGGTTGTTCCCCGCTGATCATCGACAACACCAACCTGCAGCCATGGGAGATGAAGCCCTACGTCGCCATG GCCCTGGAGCGAGGGTACAGAGTCTTCTTCCAGGAACCCAACACTCAGTGGAAGTTCGATCCCGTTGAGTTGGAGAA GCGGACCAAGCATGGCGTCCCACAGCAGAAGATTGCCCAGATGTTGGAGCGCTTCTGTTTCCCCGTCTCCGTGGAGACCGTCATGACGTCGCAAGAGCCACCGCACACCAGCGCCCCGACGCAACACCAACAAAGAAGACCTTAa
- the hdac12 gene encoding uncharacterized protein hdac12, with the protein MKISYMRRVLPSFSKKPTFASTCRAFHAEKVSADSRGLPVVHHSRYVCDLPPGHRFPMGKFPRVLHCLLKDQIVSEQQVWTPELVSEEVLNCVHTTEYVKNFVSGKVEEKAQRRTGFPWSKGLVRRCRYETGGTLLAAEVALERGMACSTAGGTHHAFPDRGSGFCLINDLAVTARYLRNSSSCPSSSSIAGGRKVLIVDLDVHQGDGTAFIFKDEPGVLTFSIHGEKNFPLHKQRSDLDVSLPDGTEDRQYLSTVEEHLPGLLDSFRPDLVLYDAGVDPHTEDDLGRLRLTDAGLYQRDLYVLKTVVARGIPIATVIGGGYSSDVDKLAVRHSIVHRAATQVWKECGM; encoded by the exons ATGAAGATCTCTTACATGAGGCGGGTCTTACCCAGTTTCTCAAAGAAACCCACGTTTGCATCCACATGCAGAGCCTTCCACGCAGAGAAA GTGAGTGCTGATTCCAGGGGACTTCCAGTGGTTCACCACAgcaggtatgtgtgtgaccTCCCACCTGGCCACAGGTTCCCGATGGGAAAGTTTCCCCGGGTCCTGCACTGCCTCCTCAAAGACCAAATCGTCTCAGAACAGCAG GTTTGGACACCTGAGCTAGTATCTGAGGAAGTACTGAACTGTGTACATACTACGGAATACGTGAAGAACTTTGTAAGCGGTAAGGTAGAAGAGAAAGCCCAGAGACGAACCGGGTTTCCCTGGAGCAAAGGACTAGTGAGACGCTGTCGCTATGAGACCG GCGGTACGTTGCTGGCGGCGGAGGTGGCTTTGGAGCGTGGCATGGCCTGCAGCACGGCTGGGGGGACGCACCACGCCTTCCCGGACCGTGGCTCAGGGTTCTGTCTGATCAACGACCTAGCGGTCACCGCACGGTACCTGAGGAACTCCTCTtcatgcccctcctcctcctctatcgcCGGCGGTAGGAAGGTGCTCATCGTGGACCTGGACGTCCATCAG GGCGATGGCACTGCGTTTATTTTTAAAGATGAGCCAGGGGTTCTCACGTTTTCAATTCATGGCGAGAAAAACTTTCCCCTGCATAAACAACGGAGCGACCTGGATGTCAGTCTGCCAGACGGAACGGAAGACAGGCAGTATCTCTCCACAG TTGAGGAACACCTACCTGGGCTGTTGGACTCGTTTCGCCCCGACCTGGTGCTGTACGACGCCGGCGTCGACCCCCACACTGAGGACGACCTGGGAAGACTCAGACTCACCGACGCAG GGTTGTATCAGCGCGATCTTTATGTTCTGAAGACTGTGGTGGCAAGAGGCATTCCCATAGCCACCGTCATAGGCGGTGGCTATTCCAGCGATGTCGACAAGTTAGCCGTCAGACACTCCATCGTGCACAGAGCAGCGACACAG GTTTGGAAAGAATGTGGAATGTAG